The following is a genomic window from Aphis gossypii isolate Hap1 chromosome X, ASM2018417v2, whole genome shotgun sequence.
actttaattacaatttacagttttaaatgaaagatttttataaagtaatgaTTTTACATTCATCATATTCCAAACATAGAAAGTTTCTTTAATTCCATAACACAAGCTTATtacacctaatattataaacttttattttttaattataatatgtacatcttgtatttattcatttttagattGCAAacagagtgatgaatgtattgatattacaatatgatatgtgtgtattttttatctgtCTGTGTATaccataacttgtcgaaataaataattcgtttataaaaaaaaattcaatttaaaaattcgaaGATGCTTTCCAGTGGCAAATTGAATATTCTTGGTGCAtaatagaggtcaaaagtaagaagtttCCTTTAGAAGTAGTTTCCTTTATTTAGAAGTTTTCAAAAGCATCAATAAGTAAAACCACAAAAAAGTGACGGGAAAACGGAAATTTTTACACGAATCCagttttatatagttgtaacttAAAAACGAACCACTGTAAATAagtgtaaatacttgaaatgtttacacatgtttatattagcgttatTTAAAcatggttaaattttcaaaatattttggatatttttgAGCTATGAAAAgctactgaaattttcgatttttctaagtattttttctttaaatgtcgatacaatttttttggaaaacttaaaaatttaattcaaagtttcttataagttattatatgtaGTCATATTGtagttagttaaaaaaaatgaaaaatcgtaagtcaaaattttttttataaacgcttaaagttcaaatatttacgaaatatatcaaactagcaaaaatttgcaagtaattttatagttgaaaattcattaaatatttaatatttatatttaagtttaaaaaatccaacactaagttttccataaattttccttaactatagagaaaactcgaatcatcatttataggaaaaaatgttatgaacgttaacattttaaatttttacaaaatcaagtaacgataatgattctaaatattagttattattttaaaagtataagtcatTGGTAcacacttgaaaatttcaccagctATTTAGAATggcatttaatttacataatctaattacaaaatattttgtttattttgtaggtaaggcatttataggcatttgaaatattcgttttttttttataaatatcaataataattataatataaattttaggctaagtcaaaatacttgaaactgAATACAAAGTTTGTCACGAGgtagttttatattgattcaaaaattaggtataagaatacatccgcacaatatttttttttaaatttaatttttttaaaatggtgaattttttataatttttacaatattatacattctcaaaactattaaaaattatgtttttatcgaatttaataacatttttaaacttttttagtgcatttttttattaaggcattaggtagtatttttttaggacatttttcttatttgttCCGTTCACTaataatgatacctatcattgcatccaaatttaacacacccatTGTAGTGATCTACTCTATACCCGAGGTCCACTCAGTATCTACTGTACAACAGAGTGTTACTCACTTGATTaccctttttttttaccagGTAATACCACCTACCTTGGTTCTTGATATTGTTGTTTCATTGAATACTGTTGTTGTAACTTGGCTGTTCActgaacacataatatatcaataatataatttttattggaaattttaaagcataattgACGCTTGCTACAGCTTACAAATATGAACTATAGTTTCACTGAtcattgataaatgataaaataaccaatattttatgaattgctaaaataaatacatatttatagaagAAATTTAAAGTTTGCAACAAATGACCTAGACAATTGTTTAGTTcagatataattgtatttatcaataatttttaacgacTGTatgttaacataaataatgtaaatatagaaTGAGCCactatttttatgcataagaTGTCTTATGTTTCaaacttttaacatttttcaattggttaaaattacattttatatttagaaacAAAAGAAGAAAAGTTTTCActattattttccattaacTGTAAGAataagcaataaaataaaaatattttagtttataattaaaattcgacCATCGTGTCTATCTAATTAGTGATTATCGTGAATTTGATgaaggataataatatgatttcttttagtttaaaaatataatctatatctatattatgctaacgattagttttgatttttatgataattaatgattattttatttaagctataaaacatatatatcaaataataagatatcataatcaatagtgaaattattacaaaataggaTGTTGTTGTAActattacaaaattgtttataaaatatgtaaaagtaTAGTAAAGATTAGTTgactattacaatattaagtcCATAAAGTGGCTTGGTAAACGAtagatatagtaataataggttgaaataatataataaattaatcatttttaatttatagatagctgcattaaaatatattgttaaaaaaatcattgtgtaCATAAATAACGACAAATCCAAATAATAGTATtggtaacttaatattaaaaatataatgtcttaataattatgatacatactcaaaaaaagaaatttccgagaaaaaacacatttattatcaatattttaaaatgttaaaaaataaagaattctctgatatttcatttaatcacAATATAAAACCCTGGAAATTTAAAAGCAATACAATCAATATGGTTTtgtaaattagataaatattatgtgaatacaaaaataagtacaattaatttgttttattatattaaaaataaattattataaatgataattcataactaataactaaaaataataattaagataaaaattaaattaaaatactgccaaagttaaatttacacttttttaatgtatacttttaCAAAGTAACACAGAAATGattattaagtacaaaattgtttattttttttaaaaacagtcaaaaatatgtaaaactttACCAAGTTTTATCACTAATTCAGTCATTGAGAATAATTgacatgttaaaaaaaaatcacaaattttAGTTTCAGACGATgttgttttgtattaaaatatttatgtccttttaaattgtattaatgaatatataatacaaactttGCCATGAGgctgaaacaaaaattaacaaggatcttcaaaatacaaaaatataattataggcaagtactttgtaaattattatagttaacaaaaaaaaaaaaaaaacatgcaaatagtttacaaaaaagtttaatcacatgctaaataaaaaaataaatagtaataaaataatattaaagtattttacatatgaaaataatgtattacaaaatagaatgtataaaaattagttttttagtctcacaaaaatatgtatttttaaattaagaattaaatattcaaaatatatttgttcagTAATTGAttacttaagttttaaaattatttggcaCAACAAATGAGAACTGCTAAGatctttatcattttatcagtcatatgaaaaaaaaagaataataataatcagttaaataattaatagtcataataattttagcaaCTGGCTGCAGATTCTAAAAAAGACCACAATCTTTGAGATTATTTTTGATGATAACATCAGTTACGGcatcaaaaacaaattgtatgttatttgtGTCAGTGGCGCAAGTGAAATGAgtataaatttctttttggtcttttcttttatttaaactttcaaaTTTCATTTGTATATAAGCAGCCGCTTcttcataattattagaacctgaaattaaattttaaattaattattagggaTTCgtactattttatcatatatttaaaaacaaaacattaccCATGTATTCAGGGAAACAAGAATTTAATGGACTTCTTCgaattttttcttcaaataaatcttttttgtTCAAGAATAAAATGATTGATGTATCAACAAACCATTTGCTGTTACAAATGgaatcaaataatttcatagaCTCGATCATTCTATTCATTTCTTCATCTTCTGCCAATACTAAATCATAACCTAGTAATAAAAAGAGAATTTAGTTATAGCTAAGAATAAGTAcaaaggtatataaataaaattgtgtgttATAATAACCTGATAAAgctacacaaaatataatggcGGTAACACCTTCAAAACAATGAATCCACTTTTTTCTCTCTGATCTTTGTCCCCCAACATCAAACattctataataaacatttacataaaaaattaaaaattaaattaacataaaaaaaccaacataccattttatgtacattgcataaatataacatgtacatAAACACTTTATGGCAACAacagcaatatatattataatatattatacaacagaataaaataactaattattatttaattgtttgtcatttaatattaacatagatataaaaaaaaaccaacaatattaaagctttaggtattttttaagtatgcacttaagtttttaatttttttaaattgatacttttttgaaagtacaaaaaaataattatatttattttaataaataaatacatattatattctataaatctcaagtaaaaaaaaaaatatgtaaacctAAAATTATgagctttattatataatatattttaaactgtattaCTTGAAATTCAATCCCTTGAatgaaaaatttgtttcaatgATGCCAGTGGTCTTCACTCTTGTCCGTAAAACATCCTGttgtgtaggtacataattaggTAAAGATATTCTATccaatgcatttaaataataagcagCAGAATCATTAAGTTGATATTCTCTTGAACGCAAAAAGCATTCTTGTACACCAGAATCTGCCCATAAtcttttcataagtttaactaGATCTGGAGTCAATTCACCTTCTTCAGTAGCACtagctaaagaaaaaaattgacggGCGttttcctaaataaaaaataaatttacatttttataattaatatcaaaagttaatgttattataatattaatagactACTTAGACATTTATTTACCGTTCTGCTAGGATCTGAAAAATCAATTCTTAAAATGCCCATTGCTCGTATAATTGCCATTAAACTTTGAATTGTATTGCTAAATACCACAGGTCTATATTGTTCACATTCTTCTTTAGAATAACCTGTCTCATGAatgattttcatttgtttCACAATAGTACTTTTTCCAGATTCGCCAGcacctttttttataaaaaaatgtatataaatattaatagtaggtaaacataatattatttttaatttagaaaaactaCTCTTTTATTCactattttcgtttttatacatgaaatataatataatgagtgatctaaaataatactaacaaGCTAATCATGAATCTAACTTAGCTAATCAATTAGATAtaggtttattaattaataccattaactatatttttattcaacaaataagatatttaatagaaaaataaaaatcacaagaTAAGTACATTAATGTATTAGTTGATATTTTCATGTTCAAATTTTAGATCATGATGCAAAACATACCATGGTTGAGAAACAATGATTcaaaataagattaatttaagttaatttaggCACAAGCAATagaaagaataatatacatttacctatacttttatacaattgtatacaaattttaaacagaCAAATTCTATTGAAAtacttatttgaatatatattcaatttataaatatgtacataattaaagatgaaattggtaaaaaaaaaggaattaatactaaacagatatttactatattgagaaatgaaataacatttatgaataaaaattgtagtataaataaatcaaatttaacatgaattattaacaaattgtatttcttCTATACTCTCAATCTATAGGTAAAACAAGaaacctattaaattatagtcaattaatatttacctaaattacataactaaaaattttcattcttagcaacataaatttattcaattgttaaatttacaaattattttgtggtaTCAAATGTATACCTctagtttgaaaaatgtactcatgttaaattttttacccgtttttcttacaaataataaaaaaaaagttgaattcAATTctccacaaatatttttttataagtaactaaagtataaattttaacaaactaaaatattcatgtGTGAATTAACAATTTCTCATCAaacaattttggttttttttgttgtaactcaaaatgttttaattttagaaatttgaaacttaaattatagattttaattaattaattttttttttttaatttttaatttttaatttttaatttttttagtttagtaaattataaaaaaaaaaacaattttcatcattttaaatattaagtgatCACTAAATTTGTATATCTAAATGtctttatatttgatatcaaTAGATTAGGATTGTATAGATGCtactaaaatgtgtaaaattctataaaataatagctaGAGCAAGAACTTTCATGCATTGGCATATTTTTTCTGGTTAACTTTTTCAAATGCAGAGTAAGTACACAACACATTTCACAATGTTTATGACCAATAATTACTCAAAGTTTtaagtgcatatttttgcatattttgaaattttgggGTTTAATGGACATATTTTTTGATCATAAGagcatattttaagtttgtagTGTATATATtgaatgtttttcaaaaatcatgtACTTcagtgaatatttttcatgatcAAGGActcaaatcattatatttaacaagttctacataatttttcataaagacGATAGACTCATTTTGTCTTAATTGCGAATCTGtagattaaactataataaagtgatatcaaatttagttaaatctTTTAgagagataatataaaattattcaaattaaatatttagaggaaaaatataatttttataagtataaaatttagtgtaccaaatacctattaatttttttgagggcatatttttaatttttgatgcataaatgcatatttgataaatttttagtgCATGAAAGTCCTTACTCTAATAATAGCTGATAAGTCATTACagactattgttttattttatatttttcttactttcttttcataatattgtgataataattcttacaaaattaaatgctattgatattataaactataaattaaagttaaataaaaatttacttattaaccATAACTTTactggtaaaattatttagaaaaattaccttaatttttttacgtaaaattcatatcacttatttaaattatcattttctatattcaatcaagttttcaaaatattaaaattaggtaattttaacatattaatcgCCATCGTCAGCAGTCATctgtaattttcttaaattgtatacatttgtgACCTTCAGGTCATAGTTCATAATTTCTACAATGCCACATGACCGCCagcgatttatatattattatttccatgacgatacaataaataattatgcacTAAAATAAGGACAGTGGCATAGCAGGAATCATtgcaattattttgatgtaatacattttttttttcaaatacagtGTATATCAATTTGGAAggcattgaaaaatatgccTGGTGTAGTAACAAAACCAATTGTATGACCTCCGGCAATCGTATGGCAGTCAATGTGTTaagataatatacacataggcattttcaattttttgttattatttttaaattgttgataaaacatttaacatttattcataaatcttgataatttaatataagttgtttttattgaaatttaaaactattaaaaatatttttataaacatttgaagttcaaaatttgtcaaaatcacaacactttaaaaattattttgaagttaattatttataaaatgctcaatttttataataaggcctgaaaattaaatatataggtacaaggttaataataaatattctttagtaaaacttaaaaatctaaaaattaacaactacaatttttttttatatacccaCATAcacatttgaagtttaaatttagatgaaatttatatataactaaacaaAGAATAACagtattagttattttgttataattaaaaaataataaaagtagaaacttgaaacttttacatttatcactcggtttattattaattatatttaatacatatatgtaatcaaatttaaaaaatacttagattagttttaatagttattgccAATTCAGTATTTATATCTACTCTATAATTTGGCATTAACTTAAAAGttgataattaatgatatatgatatatcGAAACacacaataatgtaataatataattaaatcaacctaacatattactaatattaaaattaattaaaaagttgaaataatataaataattaataatattattagacaaaTAGGCTGATAAACTGccattaattgattaattacaaatatatatgtataactaacTTTTCTATTTGTAACACGGTTGGTTGaactcatttttgaaaaaaatcatcaaattaGCTACCATATCATAAATTAGTATACCTATCTAGTATTATCTTTATGTAActcaatatcatataatattattattaattataagcagggctcaacttttttttaaaaaaaattattaggtaataggTTAAGTATGTTGATTCATTAAACTCaattaaactatacaatataaatgctTTTTGAGTATGGCAACTGttcaaaattgtcatattgtCATGTGTCATAGTTTcatatcatacattataaattagttttaagaaaatatgaaataaaagttatatccaaagttatattaatacagaAAATTAGCTGAAAACGGGGCTGAAAATGACaccaaaacttaaaaaatagcactaaaagctaaaaaatcttttaaatttgcaaaaatagcaaaataaaatttaatattaaagtctcTGGTgcacaaaacaaatttatagcttactttgcaatttttatctgtatccaataaaaattagcaaacacaataaaatcCGAGccttaattataagtaaattaaaaaaatatattttaattacagtcagaataacataggtactatgaaaaacatataattaaattagtaagcattttgaattatataataatatttattaacataaaaaaattaaattatagcataaatatttattgatcattataagtctttagttttttgtttttgaattacaaacaaaaacagTTTTCTATTGCTTATTAACCTTTTCAAAAACTGGTAAGCATATGTCAAAGGTGCgcataaattgaaatttatagtaTCATGGTAATATACAAAgattactatataaaattattattattttattcaaaatacagaagtacttaaaataaccTATAATTTACCTAGGAATTTCTGACCATaccattaatgaaaatttgaaattattatttgtagattcaagttaataaatacaaaagatTATAAACAGTTGATCATAACTGTTCATAACTATCTTAAAGAAACACACAACACAAAACATTGCTTTcttcaaatgttaaattattgtagtcataactatttaaaaatgatttgatcaaaattcaaaataaaagaaaatattattttaagaggtATTAAGAAGTTTAGAAAAGTTGTGTTATGTcattagtaggtacttaccatattatatctgtaaaaattatttgctttaTAACCAacctaaattgttatttttgatgtttgacctatgtataaatatttattttttttttaaatattcaaaatattaaatgacttTTACTAAACCTGCATTAATAATCCATGTAGCGGGGTGatacaaaaattactttaaaatacttaaaatatttccaaaaaattcTGGTTCCactaacataattattcagtGCATAAAACTCTAACACATCACCACGTAAAGTAATATTAGgggtaatatttcatataaagaCGGGCAGTTACGGTGAACCTGGTCCTATAATgtcacatgtttttttttcaatttctcaTACCTAACTCATTGAACAATGTgagtaacaattttattacatttttattataattgaatatatttttgaccaaaaaaacttgttttttgtgtttatgcTTCTTTAAGATAGTTAGATACCctctatctttatttttattttgacaatatGTTTCAAgtgaaatacctattttattctttgtgttaaatataatatcatgatactttaaaacttttagtACAACCTAGGTACTTaagattaaatacaaatttaaattaacaacacACAAATCCTTACCGAATATTCCACAACATGTCCATACTGTAacttatatattgaaaaatataagcttttaaattttaattaatatacctaatacaaattatttttcaggaacccccccccccatgCTCCTCTTACACACTAGAAAGACATTGGTAAACTGTCAGTGCGTTTACATATAATCgacaaattaattgaaatcactaaaaatatataaatcattataaaatatagaaaaaataccaAGATTGTACAACACGTCTAAACGAAACTttcgttatattataggtatcaacTGCAATATTTTccagaaacaaaatataaaaaaaaacaatgaccGATTTCAACTCACCTAACAATAACAGTTTTACTTCTCTTGCTGCTTTTTCGCCGTCGGCCCGGAGCGTCTTGTCGATCTTTTTCGATCGCTCCACCGCCTCTTTCTCACCCGAACTTATCGTGCAACCCATCGTAAACAAAAAACGAACGTcacaaaaaacagtttttaaaagcCGTACTCAAGCGAACCAGATAAAACGTGCGTCGGAAGAACGCGGTACGCGCGATAAAGGGTGTGCGCCGGACGTAAAATGGTTTGAacttcagaatctaaaaaatgcCAAAAATGTCGACCGCCAAATCGTGAAAACACGATAAACATAGAAAAACTAAACAGTAACACACGAATAAACGAGGACGgcgtgtgaaaaaaaaaacaaaatacacaatacaccGAAAACGATACTACACAATCCGTGATTACTGATTACAGTTTGTAACAGTCGCCGTGAATCAATTGTGTAAACAGTCGTTATCGCGGTGCGTTTTCGACCGATGCGTCACCGTTGCGATTACGCGAATAACGCCTTTATCCATTCGATACTATTTTTcggttcaaataataattaattaattatttaattattatattgacattaATCATTGTAATTAGTACTAATTAAAGTACTGTGGTATCGCTGTAATCTGCGTGGGCATtagatgttaaattattattttactttcccCCCCAATCATAAGCCAAAGTATTATGGGTTGCTATAATACGTCTGAAATCTGAATAGGCCGCCTAGCCGGTTAGCGGAAAAAATTACCATCgaaattatacctattccATGCGAatgccataatattataatttttcgcaGACCTCTTTGAACatctaaaagttattttagaatttccGATGTGCTTTGCGACATACATTATGgccattttaacataattttttataacctatACTTGAAATAAGAATCTTTATAGTCTATAGTAACTagtaagtacaaaaataaaaaacaagatTAACTGAACCACAAGAACTTATCTACTCTATAATTCCTGTTAAATATCTCCATTCGCAAGCATGAGCTATAAAGACGTGAGCTTCGTTAATGTTTTCGTCGGAGGTGATATTTTCCTCGCGTACTCTATAGTctacatttcaatatttaatatattatattgcaattaCAAAGAGGTCAGCGGCGTCGGCCGCCACTTGCCACTTGGACAACTGACAGTCggactaatataaaaatattagaaatatagaaCATACTAACGGTTTCCAAATTGTAATGAGGTACCtacgattacattttttacacacAAAATAACTAGGGAACCGCTGgaatataccaaaatatatcagtatatcacaacaaaaatatttatgaagttTCAAGAAATCTGGCAACGTCGTACCAGTGGTATTCCCTTTCCCTTCTAAGCACCGAAACCGTCGTAATGCTATTATGCTATCAATTGGTAACGCTGAGCTATCATGGTCGTTACAAAAAGGAACGctgatttttagaaattttttgattattagaaatatctaAGACTGTCAATAagataacaattaaatgtaagtaaaacaaatataaaattacaaaagtgttgttttttttacaacagcGCGCTTTTGGAAGGTTAAAGATACCAACTTCCAATGTGTGATGTCGGtactaattaatagtataattgtgGGCATCCTTCGCTTCTTGCAAGCTTTGATATTATGTAGCTGATGCAAAGATATGATTTTATACCTGTTGaagttgaatttaaattctactcaaatataatacctaggtaattac
Proteins encoded in this region:
- the LOC114121439 gene encoding guanine nucleotide-binding protein G(i) subunit alpha isoform X2; its protein translation is MKIIHETGYSKEECEQYRPVVFSNTIQSLMAIIRAMGILRIDFSDPSRTENARQFFSLASATEEGELTPDLVKLMKRLWADSGVQECFLRSREYQLNDSAAYYLNALDRISLPNYVPTQQDVLRTRVKTTGIIETNFSFKGLNFKMFDVGGQRSERKKWIHCFEGVTAIIFCVALSGYDLVLAEDEEMNRMIESMKLFDSICNSKWFVDTSIILFLNKKDLFEEKIRRSPLNSCFPEYMGSNNYEEAAAYIQMKFESLNKRKDQKEIYTHFTCATDTNNIQFVFDAVTDVIIKNNLKDCGLF
- the LOC114121439 gene encoding guanine nucleotide-binding protein G(i) subunit alpha isoform X1, with amino-acid sequence MGCTISSGEKEAVERSKKIDKTLRADGEKAAREVKLLLLGAGESGKSTIVKQMKIIHETGYSKEECEQYRPVVFSNTIQSLMAIIRAMGILRIDFSDPSRTENARQFFSLASATEEGELTPDLVKLMKRLWADSGVQECFLRSREYQLNDSAAYYLNALDRISLPNYVPTQQDVLRTRVKTTGIIETNFSFKGLNFKMFDVGGQRSERKKWIHCFEGVTAIIFCVALSGYDLVLAEDEEMNRMIESMKLFDSICNSKWFVDTSIILFLNKKDLFEEKIRRSPLNSCFPEYMGSNNYEEAAAYIQMKFESLNKRKDQKEIYTHFTCATDTNNIQFVFDAVTDVIIKNNLKDCGLF